The Oncorhynchus tshawytscha isolate Ot180627B linkage group LG18, Otsh_v2.0, whole genome shotgun sequence genome has a window encoding:
- the LOC112217648 gene encoding adhesion G protein-coupled receptor F4 isoform X3 produces MRSQLRDMASPKTVWYLSVLLVFCSSLEKQDCLETPNVTSEELPTDGSQVPSREKREVTATIYEKVGEVEFDVYNISLEIIHYLKSHVKSVTYPILISSVLNVTDINITTECSSDPSGFRCRCEDQYSWSCDQCSSNVSCDEIVDGKTCGCLNDYPSDGKFCQPITNLTACTTPSPTPAKKYTESSTTTTTPSSTTSIQTTKQSTASSATPTTPSENTLNLQFTMDIRFEPNFNDVNNAMFKDIDQTIVDIYKRNMRGFISAKLNSLKSGSVIADFTVITTIVDNVEIAKAKADIVSTLGEKYNIKFICLNDAIFGNGQVNEKVVVYCKPDEVGQKTAICQGNGSFSNRVDNCVLKEIDNLFSLSQALVGTGLPVFLERLRNSTFNLLGRIVASPATISTVVNILKNVANVSRSTPINKPLMTNFLETAGVLTSNGAKASWVDLNKNLNKNESSAFLGTIETLSNFLTDDFFDIETPSIILNKTTVNNSINNLFNLNSSVLIDIPASEASFNSITIITFDSLDNVLPARNSSSLNNSVISVNTINGKVVLVKVNGTIKNVTFSFDVLNKKLANPQCVFWNFNLFDGLGGWDDKGCELQPEKNGTVTCHCNHLTSFSILMSPSIPAVLRVALEFITYIGVGISMGCLVVCLIIEMLVWNAVTGNNTSYMRHVSIVNIAVSLLIADIWFIIGAAISDNEKKDLPACSTATFFIHFFYLALFFWMLVSGLLLLYRTVMVFSHMSKPAMLAISFSLGYGAPLIIAVITIAVTAPGKQYIRDNDGVCWLNWTESKALLAFVIPALTIVVINLLILIVVLFKMLRRGVGDVTQPDEKNALVVIARCLAILTPFFGTTWGLGVGTMTTPNNLGIHIVFAIFNSLQGLFILVFGTLLDKKIREALTGRSQVSSNRTRSTSAATSSSSGLGFFRIRRRNVFNVSAAPTSSTTGAS; encoded by the exons ATGAGAAGTCAATTGAG AGATATGGCCTCACCAAAGACAGTTTGGTACTTAAGTGTCCTCTTGGTATTTTGCTCTAGTCTGGAAAAGCAAGATTGCTTGGAAACTCCAAATGTAACATCAGAG GAATTACCCACTGATGGATCACAAGTTCCTTCTAGAGAAAAGCGAGAGG TGACAGCAACCATCTATGAGAAAGTTGGTGAAGTTGAGTTTGACGTCTATAATATTTCACTTGAAATCATACATTACCTAAAGTCCCATGTGAAAAGTGTAACCTACCCCATCCTGATCTCCAGTGTGTTAAATGTAACAGACATAAACATTACTACCG AATGCTCCTCAGACCCCAGTGGATTCAGGTGCAGATGTGAGGACCAGTATAGTTGGTCATGTGACCAGTGTTCCTCCAATGTGTCCTGTGATGAGATCGTTGATGGCAAAACATGTGGATGTCTCAATGACTATCCTTCTGATGGAAAGTTCTGTCAGCCAATCACAA ATCTGACGGCTTGTACAACACCATCTCCAACACCAG CAAAAAAGTACACAGAAAGTTCAACAACTACAACGACACCCTCCAGTACTACATCAA TACAAACAACAAAACAGTCAACAGCAAGTTCAGCAACTCCAACGACGCCCTCCG AAAACACACTGAACCTTCAATTTACTATGGACATCAGATTTGAGCCCAACTTTAATGATGTAAATAATGCAATGTTCAAAGATATTGATCAAACT ATCGTAGACATATATAAGAGAAACATGCGAGGCTTCATATCAGCAAAGTTAAATAGTTTAAA GAGTGGAAGTGTTATTGCAGATTTTACTGTTATAACAACAATTGTCGATAATGTGGAAATTGCAAAAGCAAAAGCGGATATTGTCTCAACACTTGGAGAAAAATATAATATAA AGTTTATCTGCTTGAATGATGCGATCTTTGGCAATGGACAAGTTAATGAAAAAGTTGTAGTTTACTGCAAACCGGATGAAGTGGGTCAGAAGACTGCCATTTGTCAAGGAAATGGCTCGTTTTCAAATCGTGTGGACAACTGTGTCTTAAAAGAAATTGATAACCTGTTTTCTTTATCTCAG GCTTTAGTGGGGACTGGTCTTCCAGTCTTTTTGGAAAGACTCCGCAACAGCACTTTTAACCTCCTAGGTAGAATAGTTGCATCACCTGCAACTATTTCTACTGTTGTTAATATTCTTAAAAATGTTGCAAATGTGTCCCGAAGTACCCCAATAAACAAACCATTGATGACG AATTTCCTGGAAACGGCAGGTGTACTTACTTCAAATGGAGCAAAAGCCTCCTGGGTTGATCTAAACAAAAACCTCAACAAAAACGAAAGCTCAGCCTTTCTGGGCACCATTGAAACACTTTCCAATTTCCTTACCGATGACTTTTTTGACATAGAAACGCCAAGCATTATTTTAAACAAAACCACAGTCAACAACTCAATCAACAACTTATTCAATTTAAACTCATCTGTTCTGATAGACATACCGGCATCTGAAGCTTCCTTCAATTCAATCACCATAATAACATTTGACTCCTTGGATAATGTTTTACCTGCGAGAAACAGTAGcagtctgaacaacagtgtcATCAGTGTCAACACCATCAACGGAAAAGTGGTTCTGGTGAAGGTGAATGGCACAATCAAGAATGTGACGTTCAGTTTTGACGTACTGAACAAGAAACTGGCCAATCCTCAGTGTGTTTTCTGGAACTTCAACCTTTTTGACGGCCTTGGAGGATGGGATGATAAAGGATGTGAACTGCAGCCTGAAAAGAATGGCACTGTCACCTGTCACTGTAATCATCTGACCTCCTTCTCCATTTTGATGTCGCCTTCCATTCCAGCTGTGTTGCGTGTCGCTTTGGAATTTATCACTTACATTGGCGTTGGCATATCAATGGGTTGCTTGGTCGTGTGTCTCATCATTGAGATGTTGGTATGGAATGCTGTGACTGGAAACAACACATCTTACATGcgtcatgtctctatagtgaaCATCGCCGTTTCCCTTCTGATTGCTGACATTTGGTTCATTATTGGTGCAGCAATTTCCGACAATGAAAAAAAAGATCTACCTGCGTGTTCCACAGCAACATTTTTCATCCACTTTTTCTACCTGGCTCTGTTTTTCTGGATGTTGGTCTCAGGCCTTTTGCTGCTCTACCGGACTGTCATGGTGTTCTCTCACATGTCTAAACCAGCAATGTTGGCCATCAGTTTTTCTTTGGGCTATGGAGCTCCCCTCATCATTGCTGTCATAACTATCGCAGTGACAGCCCCAGGGAAACAATACATCAGAGATAATGATGGGGTTTGCTGGCTCAACTGGACAGAGTCAAAGGCCCTTCTGGCTTTTGTGATCCCTGCCCTGACCATAGTGGTCATCAACCTTTTGATCCTGATTGTGGTTCTGTTCAAAATGCTGAGGAGAGGTGTGGGGGATGTTACTCAGCCAGATGAGAAAAATGCTTTGGTGGTCATCGCCAGGTGTCTGGCCATTCTGACTCCCTTCTTTGGTACTACCTGGGGACTAGGAGTAGGAACCATGACTACACCAAACAATCTAGGAATCCATATTGTGTTTGCAATCTTCAATTCATTACAG GGTTTGTTCATCTTGGTATTTGGAACACTTTTGGACAAAAAG ATCCGGGAAGCTCTGACAGGAAGGTCACAAGTGTCCTCCAACCGCACAAGG TCCACAAGTGCTGCAACATCATCGTCAAGTGGTTTGGGATTTTTCCGGATACGGAGGAGAA ATGTTTTCAACGTTTCAGCAGCTCCAACATCCAGCACTACTGGTGCATCATAG
- the LOC112217648 gene encoding adhesion G protein-coupled receptor F5 isoform X2 — MASPKTVWYLSVLLVFCSSLEKQDCLETPNVTSEELPTDGSQVPSREKREVTATIYEKVGEVEFDVYNISLEIIHYLKSHVKSVTYPILISSVLNVTDINITTECSSDPSGFRCRCEDQYSWSCDQCSSNVSCDEIVDGKTCGCLNDYPSDGKFCQPITNLTACPSPTTTAEPSTTYGEIIEIELDMTDISATLIDVLRASVSGLTYPVLISNVLSVTEVNFTTACYPNNTCRCEDQYGWSCDQCLSYGSCDNITDDSCGCIKAIPSYGQFCQPITNLTACTTPSPTPAKKYTESSTTTTTPSSTTSIQTTKQSTASSATPTTPSENTLNLQFTMDIRFEPNFNDVNNAMFKDIDQTIVDIYKRNMRGFISAKLNSLKSGSVIADFTVITTIVDNVEIAKAKADIVSTLGEKYNIKFICLNDAIFGNGQVNEKVVVYCKPDEVGQKTAICQGNGSFSNRVDNCVLKEIDNLFSLSQALVGTGLPVFLERLRNSTFNLLGRIVASPATISTVVNILKNVANVSRSTPINKPLMTNFLETAGVLTSNGAKASWVDLNKNLNKNESSAFLGTIETLSNFLTDDFFDIETPSIILNKTTVNNSINNLFNLNSSVLIDIPASEASFNSITIITFDSLDNVLPARNSSSLNNSVISVNTINGKVVLVKVNGTIKNVTFSFDVLNKKLANPQCVFWNFNLFDGLGGWDDKGCELQPEKNGTVTCHCNHLTSFSILMSPSIPAVLRVALEFITYIGVGISMGCLVVCLIIEMLVWNAVTGNNTSYMRHVSIVNIAVSLLIADIWFIIGAAISDNEKKDLPACSTATFFIHFFYLALFFWMLVSGLLLLYRTVMVFSHMSKPAMLAISFSLGYGAPLIIAVITIAVTAPGKQYIRDNDGVCWLNWTESKALLAFVIPALTIVVINLLILIVVLFKMLRRGVGDVTQPDEKNALVVIARCLAILTPFFGTTWGLGVGTMTTPNNLGIHIVFAIFNSLQGLFILVFGTLLDKKIREALTGRSQVSSNRTRSTSAATSSSSGLGFFRIRRRNVFNVSAAPTSSTTGAS, encoded by the exons ATGGCCTCACCAAAGACAGTTTGGTACTTAAGTGTCCTCTTGGTATTTTGCTCTAGTCTGGAAAAGCAAGATTGCTTGGAAACTCCAAATGTAACATCAGAG GAATTACCCACTGATGGATCACAAGTTCCTTCTAGAGAAAAGCGAGAGG TGACAGCAACCATCTATGAGAAAGTTGGTGAAGTTGAGTTTGACGTCTATAATATTTCACTTGAAATCATACATTACCTAAAGTCCCATGTGAAAAGTGTAACCTACCCCATCCTGATCTCCAGTGTGTTAAATGTAACAGACATAAACATTACTACCG AATGCTCCTCAGACCCCAGTGGATTCAGGTGCAGATGTGAGGACCAGTATAGTTGGTCATGTGACCAGTGTTCCTCCAATGTGTCCTGTGATGAGATCGTTGATGGCAAAACATGTGGATGTCTCAATGACTATCCTTCTGATGGAAAGTTCTGTCAGCCAATCACAA ATCTTACTGCTTGTCCAAGTCCAACTACTACAGCAG AGCCATCAACCACTTATGGGGAAATTATTGAAATTGAGTTGGACATGACAGATATTTCAGCTACATTGATAGATGTACTTAGGGCAAGTGTGAGTGGCCTGACCTACCCTGTCCTGATCTCCAATGTGTTAAGTGTAACAGAGGTGAACTTCACTACTG CATGCTACCCAAACAACACATGCAGATGTGAGGATCAGTATGGTTGGTCATGTGACCAGTGTCTCTCTTATGGGTCCTGTGACAACATCACTGATGACTCCTGTGGATGTATCAAAGCCATTCCTTCTTATGGACAGTTTTGTCAGCCAATCACAA ATCTGACGGCTTGTACAACACCATCTCCAACACCAG CAAAAAAGTACACAGAAAGTTCAACAACTACAACGACACCCTCCAGTACTACATCAA TACAAACAACAAAACAGTCAACAGCAAGTTCAGCAACTCCAACGACGCCCTCCG AAAACACACTGAACCTTCAATTTACTATGGACATCAGATTTGAGCCCAACTTTAATGATGTAAATAATGCAATGTTCAAAGATATTGATCAAACT ATCGTAGACATATATAAGAGAAACATGCGAGGCTTCATATCAGCAAAGTTAAATAGTTTAAA GAGTGGAAGTGTTATTGCAGATTTTACTGTTATAACAACAATTGTCGATAATGTGGAAATTGCAAAAGCAAAAGCGGATATTGTCTCAACACTTGGAGAAAAATATAATATAA AGTTTATCTGCTTGAATGATGCGATCTTTGGCAATGGACAAGTTAATGAAAAAGTTGTAGTTTACTGCAAACCGGATGAAGTGGGTCAGAAGACTGCCATTTGTCAAGGAAATGGCTCGTTTTCAAATCGTGTGGACAACTGTGTCTTAAAAGAAATTGATAACCTGTTTTCTTTATCTCAG GCTTTAGTGGGGACTGGTCTTCCAGTCTTTTTGGAAAGACTCCGCAACAGCACTTTTAACCTCCTAGGTAGAATAGTTGCATCACCTGCAACTATTTCTACTGTTGTTAATATTCTTAAAAATGTTGCAAATGTGTCCCGAAGTACCCCAATAAACAAACCATTGATGACG AATTTCCTGGAAACGGCAGGTGTACTTACTTCAAATGGAGCAAAAGCCTCCTGGGTTGATCTAAACAAAAACCTCAACAAAAACGAAAGCTCAGCCTTTCTGGGCACCATTGAAACACTTTCCAATTTCCTTACCGATGACTTTTTTGACATAGAAACGCCAAGCATTATTTTAAACAAAACCACAGTCAACAACTCAATCAACAACTTATTCAATTTAAACTCATCTGTTCTGATAGACATACCGGCATCTGAAGCTTCCTTCAATTCAATCACCATAATAACATTTGACTCCTTGGATAATGTTTTACCTGCGAGAAACAGTAGcagtctgaacaacagtgtcATCAGTGTCAACACCATCAACGGAAAAGTGGTTCTGGTGAAGGTGAATGGCACAATCAAGAATGTGACGTTCAGTTTTGACGTACTGAACAAGAAACTGGCCAATCCTCAGTGTGTTTTCTGGAACTTCAACCTTTTTGACGGCCTTGGAGGATGGGATGATAAAGGATGTGAACTGCAGCCTGAAAAGAATGGCACTGTCACCTGTCACTGTAATCATCTGACCTCCTTCTCCATTTTGATGTCGCCTTCCATTCCAGCTGTGTTGCGTGTCGCTTTGGAATTTATCACTTACATTGGCGTTGGCATATCAATGGGTTGCTTGGTCGTGTGTCTCATCATTGAGATGTTGGTATGGAATGCTGTGACTGGAAACAACACATCTTACATGcgtcatgtctctatagtgaaCATCGCCGTTTCCCTTCTGATTGCTGACATTTGGTTCATTATTGGTGCAGCAATTTCCGACAATGAAAAAAAAGATCTACCTGCGTGTTCCACAGCAACATTTTTCATCCACTTTTTCTACCTGGCTCTGTTTTTCTGGATGTTGGTCTCAGGCCTTTTGCTGCTCTACCGGACTGTCATGGTGTTCTCTCACATGTCTAAACCAGCAATGTTGGCCATCAGTTTTTCTTTGGGCTATGGAGCTCCCCTCATCATTGCTGTCATAACTATCGCAGTGACAGCCCCAGGGAAACAATACATCAGAGATAATGATGGGGTTTGCTGGCTCAACTGGACAGAGTCAAAGGCCCTTCTGGCTTTTGTGATCCCTGCCCTGACCATAGTGGTCATCAACCTTTTGATCCTGATTGTGGTTCTGTTCAAAATGCTGAGGAGAGGTGTGGGGGATGTTACTCAGCCAGATGAGAAAAATGCTTTGGTGGTCATCGCCAGGTGTCTGGCCATTCTGACTCCCTTCTTTGGTACTACCTGGGGACTAGGAGTAGGAACCATGACTACACCAAACAATCTAGGAATCCATATTGTGTTTGCAATCTTCAATTCATTACAG GGTTTGTTCATCTTGGTATTTGGAACACTTTTGGACAAAAAG ATCCGGGAAGCTCTGACAGGAAGGTCACAAGTGTCCTCCAACCGCACAAGG TCCACAAGTGCTGCAACATCATCGTCAAGTGGTTTGGGATTTTTCCGGATACGGAGGAGAA ATGTTTTCAACGTTTCAGCAGCTCCAACATCCAGCACTACTGGTGCATCATAG
- the LOC112217648 gene encoding adhesion G protein-coupled receptor F5 isoform X1 has protein sequence MRSQLRDMASPKTVWYLSVLLVFCSSLEKQDCLETPNVTSEELPTDGSQVPSREKREVTATIYEKVGEVEFDVYNISLEIIHYLKSHVKSVTYPILISSVLNVTDINITTECSSDPSGFRCRCEDQYSWSCDQCSSNVSCDEIVDGKTCGCLNDYPSDGKFCQPITNLTACPSPTTTAEPSTTYGEIIEIELDMTDISATLIDVLRASVSGLTYPVLISNVLSVTEVNFTTACYPNNTCRCEDQYGWSCDQCLSYGSCDNITDDSCGCIKAIPSYGQFCQPITNLTACTTPSPTPAKKYTESSTTTTTPSSTTSIQTTKQSTASSATPTTPSENTLNLQFTMDIRFEPNFNDVNNAMFKDIDQTIVDIYKRNMRGFISAKLNSLKSGSVIADFTVITTIVDNVEIAKAKADIVSTLGEKYNIKFICLNDAIFGNGQVNEKVVVYCKPDEVGQKTAICQGNGSFSNRVDNCVLKEIDNLFSLSQALVGTGLPVFLERLRNSTFNLLGRIVASPATISTVVNILKNVANVSRSTPINKPLMTNFLETAGVLTSNGAKASWVDLNKNLNKNESSAFLGTIETLSNFLTDDFFDIETPSIILNKTTVNNSINNLFNLNSSVLIDIPASEASFNSITIITFDSLDNVLPARNSSSLNNSVISVNTINGKVVLVKVNGTIKNVTFSFDVLNKKLANPQCVFWNFNLFDGLGGWDDKGCELQPEKNGTVTCHCNHLTSFSILMSPSIPAVLRVALEFITYIGVGISMGCLVVCLIIEMLVWNAVTGNNTSYMRHVSIVNIAVSLLIADIWFIIGAAISDNEKKDLPACSTATFFIHFFYLALFFWMLVSGLLLLYRTVMVFSHMSKPAMLAISFSLGYGAPLIIAVITIAVTAPGKQYIRDNDGVCWLNWTESKALLAFVIPALTIVVINLLILIVVLFKMLRRGVGDVTQPDEKNALVVIARCLAILTPFFGTTWGLGVGTMTTPNNLGIHIVFAIFNSLQGLFILVFGTLLDKKIREALTGRSQVSSNRTRSTSAATSSSSGLGFFRIRRRNVFNVSAAPTSSTTGAS, from the exons ATGAGAAGTCAATTGAG AGATATGGCCTCACCAAAGACAGTTTGGTACTTAAGTGTCCTCTTGGTATTTTGCTCTAGTCTGGAAAAGCAAGATTGCTTGGAAACTCCAAATGTAACATCAGAG GAATTACCCACTGATGGATCACAAGTTCCTTCTAGAGAAAAGCGAGAGG TGACAGCAACCATCTATGAGAAAGTTGGTGAAGTTGAGTTTGACGTCTATAATATTTCACTTGAAATCATACATTACCTAAAGTCCCATGTGAAAAGTGTAACCTACCCCATCCTGATCTCCAGTGTGTTAAATGTAACAGACATAAACATTACTACCG AATGCTCCTCAGACCCCAGTGGATTCAGGTGCAGATGTGAGGACCAGTATAGTTGGTCATGTGACCAGTGTTCCTCCAATGTGTCCTGTGATGAGATCGTTGATGGCAAAACATGTGGATGTCTCAATGACTATCCTTCTGATGGAAAGTTCTGTCAGCCAATCACAA ATCTTACTGCTTGTCCAAGTCCAACTACTACAGCAG AGCCATCAACCACTTATGGGGAAATTATTGAAATTGAGTTGGACATGACAGATATTTCAGCTACATTGATAGATGTACTTAGGGCAAGTGTGAGTGGCCTGACCTACCCTGTCCTGATCTCCAATGTGTTAAGTGTAACAGAGGTGAACTTCACTACTG CATGCTACCCAAACAACACATGCAGATGTGAGGATCAGTATGGTTGGTCATGTGACCAGTGTCTCTCTTATGGGTCCTGTGACAACATCACTGATGACTCCTGTGGATGTATCAAAGCCATTCCTTCTTATGGACAGTTTTGTCAGCCAATCACAA ATCTGACGGCTTGTACAACACCATCTCCAACACCAG CAAAAAAGTACACAGAAAGTTCAACAACTACAACGACACCCTCCAGTACTACATCAA TACAAACAACAAAACAGTCAACAGCAAGTTCAGCAACTCCAACGACGCCCTCCG AAAACACACTGAACCTTCAATTTACTATGGACATCAGATTTGAGCCCAACTTTAATGATGTAAATAATGCAATGTTCAAAGATATTGATCAAACT ATCGTAGACATATATAAGAGAAACATGCGAGGCTTCATATCAGCAAAGTTAAATAGTTTAAA GAGTGGAAGTGTTATTGCAGATTTTACTGTTATAACAACAATTGTCGATAATGTGGAAATTGCAAAAGCAAAAGCGGATATTGTCTCAACACTTGGAGAAAAATATAATATAA AGTTTATCTGCTTGAATGATGCGATCTTTGGCAATGGACAAGTTAATGAAAAAGTTGTAGTTTACTGCAAACCGGATGAAGTGGGTCAGAAGACTGCCATTTGTCAAGGAAATGGCTCGTTTTCAAATCGTGTGGACAACTGTGTCTTAAAAGAAATTGATAACCTGTTTTCTTTATCTCAG GCTTTAGTGGGGACTGGTCTTCCAGTCTTTTTGGAAAGACTCCGCAACAGCACTTTTAACCTCCTAGGTAGAATAGTTGCATCACCTGCAACTATTTCTACTGTTGTTAATATTCTTAAAAATGTTGCAAATGTGTCCCGAAGTACCCCAATAAACAAACCATTGATGACG AATTTCCTGGAAACGGCAGGTGTACTTACTTCAAATGGAGCAAAAGCCTCCTGGGTTGATCTAAACAAAAACCTCAACAAAAACGAAAGCTCAGCCTTTCTGGGCACCATTGAAACACTTTCCAATTTCCTTACCGATGACTTTTTTGACATAGAAACGCCAAGCATTATTTTAAACAAAACCACAGTCAACAACTCAATCAACAACTTATTCAATTTAAACTCATCTGTTCTGATAGACATACCGGCATCTGAAGCTTCCTTCAATTCAATCACCATAATAACATTTGACTCCTTGGATAATGTTTTACCTGCGAGAAACAGTAGcagtctgaacaacagtgtcATCAGTGTCAACACCATCAACGGAAAAGTGGTTCTGGTGAAGGTGAATGGCACAATCAAGAATGTGACGTTCAGTTTTGACGTACTGAACAAGAAACTGGCCAATCCTCAGTGTGTTTTCTGGAACTTCAACCTTTTTGACGGCCTTGGAGGATGGGATGATAAAGGATGTGAACTGCAGCCTGAAAAGAATGGCACTGTCACCTGTCACTGTAATCATCTGACCTCCTTCTCCATTTTGATGTCGCCTTCCATTCCAGCTGTGTTGCGTGTCGCTTTGGAATTTATCACTTACATTGGCGTTGGCATATCAATGGGTTGCTTGGTCGTGTGTCTCATCATTGAGATGTTGGTATGGAATGCTGTGACTGGAAACAACACATCTTACATGcgtcatgtctctatagtgaaCATCGCCGTTTCCCTTCTGATTGCTGACATTTGGTTCATTATTGGTGCAGCAATTTCCGACAATGAAAAAAAAGATCTACCTGCGTGTTCCACAGCAACATTTTTCATCCACTTTTTCTACCTGGCTCTGTTTTTCTGGATGTTGGTCTCAGGCCTTTTGCTGCTCTACCGGACTGTCATGGTGTTCTCTCACATGTCTAAACCAGCAATGTTGGCCATCAGTTTTTCTTTGGGCTATGGAGCTCCCCTCATCATTGCTGTCATAACTATCGCAGTGACAGCCCCAGGGAAACAATACATCAGAGATAATGATGGGGTTTGCTGGCTCAACTGGACAGAGTCAAAGGCCCTTCTGGCTTTTGTGATCCCTGCCCTGACCATAGTGGTCATCAACCTTTTGATCCTGATTGTGGTTCTGTTCAAAATGCTGAGGAGAGGTGTGGGGGATGTTACTCAGCCAGATGAGAAAAATGCTTTGGTGGTCATCGCCAGGTGTCTGGCCATTCTGACTCCCTTCTTTGGTACTACCTGGGGACTAGGAGTAGGAACCATGACTACACCAAACAATCTAGGAATCCATATTGTGTTTGCAATCTTCAATTCATTACAG GGTTTGTTCATCTTGGTATTTGGAACACTTTTGGACAAAAAG ATCCGGGAAGCTCTGACAGGAAGGTCACAAGTGTCCTCCAACCGCACAAGG TCCACAAGTGCTGCAACATCATCGTCAAGTGGTTTGGGATTTTTCCGGATACGGAGGAGAA ATGTTTTCAACGTTTCAGCAGCTCCAACATCCAGCACTACTGGTGCATCATAG